In the Ictalurus punctatus breed USDA103 chromosome 7, Coco_2.0, whole genome shotgun sequence genome, one interval contains:
- the shroom4 gene encoding protein Shroom4 isoform X4 → MDTVEQLVTFNHIHVELNGGAPWGFTLKGGLEHGEPLIITKIEEGGKAAECKKLRVGDELVNINGSALYGSRQEALILIKGSYRVLKIVVRRRTVPLIHPHSWHLVKLSEAPSVPGSASGSDGPLAMQLHPTPFSVPWHSGGDSELSMPLGHLSRHYSTDRSSSVGSMESLENPPSQGYYDSQLSPIDPAIFNNKRDSAYSSFSASSNTSDYTVSLRPEENSSMDSLLQGFGPSCRFTEGHPAASGPGELHCEEGILKSTSLPHRPEAKVRPSSYSYEENKCGPPQPPMRKDSFRATRGLPEVLDKRCVSAPVGVSSLTCCTIEDPPHIRKTLNGSVCLNGQENDQDLKSNKAEPYYTINSQKELFIDNQVSSTDGSQKISHFQTLERHSTRPSPATAESLDSKLNHLDNSLQPRMHRHSAPEKLLVSQLHMIEHSSDNTAHSMSPSSLWSNPLHPREELGEDRPAVAQDKWGGSRCSTPGSLTTSELEEHRVEGEPFDSSQRLTPVQHAWGRSVSVPGETIGNGFAENGPCIDTQLQERGFEAINAASSMDTLLENQEQGEGKGDDGDISKPVQKRQFRSSKSRRRSERFATNLRNEIQRKKAQLQKSKGSSGLLCDGETLEEEDMEEKSPSEMPAINQHRIQTQTNQHNSFQNFAPSQARTIASNSTFPGRCCGTNSSEHSGSRTEDIHNSQDDTIGIQSAEVNRPVCVRVVEELAPPGKARRWRWTPENKLQPEMEPTELKKNGEGTVPSSWNLGKTRERVGSSGGRCTRADDCDIPPFADRRKFFEETSRNLSQSVTNLAGLTSHRQRPEKHGRKKDPTSSEPLETVLDLGHRRFSYQGGINDGTSVSSFDTRRKRLQQERDQERENTLEREWEKERENEKQREKEPERKEQERLQAWEKEQERERERARKEAEREQQRVQQMERDWETGRDRFYAGHDLNSTTMLPPLPHDGLKQPLASQNLTLCISQSDNFHNKTKPNIQKPCSAFRPVTSQKYQSDNYCLHRGYTARSCIPTEAFPVHELEQTKLRRKFSLTERELEENVSVDETKKKKGPPPPRPPPPKWEQFHKRRASHHSLFSTQPVSSSQLQTHTPCPSTALELTRQRSYSLPPRDDVERHQAPLNPALNNRAFKPVALPPKEQDTARNQHYDTNSSEDTPPSSNESSRRLSEQSLSQPSDQYRPAVVKPVIYKHRAEWDLTSPHNYTAKNNASKSPIPVSTLENGSRAGPVYPESYFTMNYNQQQHFQNQPQQICMLGTIKTLELSTQCLPSNKDQSLPYETDIDEFPENEGTAVEQQRQAEDRTEMQCFAQPVTVLETDIDTLTDEEASSSGMRRGQRASIVDSLLEEGCGRAGKELMGELFPHYAGSGTEGWRGGNILSGDMVERSSRQSPSVPQGSISTSYRGPTNKAQLLNKMPNFSEMKKEDEELNYKRQLMESLRKKLGVLREAQRGLQEDIRANAQLGEEVESLVLAVCKPNEVDKFRMFIGDLDKVTSLLLSLSGRLLRVESALDCLDPESGHRERLPLMDKKKQLLAQLAEAQELKEHVDRREEAVGRVLGRCLTPEQLRDYSHFVKMKAALLVEQRQLDDKIRLGEEQLRGLKESLGLGYGPY, encoded by the exons ACGCACTGTGCCACTGATTCATCCTCACTCCTGGCACCTGGTGAAGTTATCAGAAGCACCCTCTGTGCCTGGTTCAGCAAGCGGTTCAGACGGCCCACTGGCCATGCAGCTCCACCCCACACCCTTCAGTGTACCGTGGCACTCTGGGGGTGACAG TGAGCTGTCCATGCCATTGGGCCACCTCTCCCGGCACTACAGTACAGACCGCAGCAGCTCTGTGGGGAGTATGGAAAGTCTGGAAAACCCTCCAAGTCAGGGTTACTACGACAGCCAGCTCTCTCCCATTGACCCTGCCATCTTCAATAACAAACGTGACTCGGCTTATAGCTCTTTCTCTGCAAGCTCAAATACATCTGACTACACAGTATCTTTGCGCCCTGAGGAAAACAGCTCTATGGACAGTCTCCTGCAGGGCTTTGGCCCCTCCTGCAGGTTTACAGAGGGACATCCTGCGGCTAGTGGCCCAGGAGAACTGCACTGTGAGGAGGGGATTCTCAAGTCTACGTCTCTGCCTCATAGGCCTGAGGCTAAAGTACGTCCATCATCCTATAGCTACGAAGAAAACAAGTGCGGACCTCCACAACCTCCCATGAGGAAGGATAGTTTCAGGGCTACCAGAGGCCTACCAGAGGTGCTGGATAAACGTTGTGTGTCTGCTCCTGTTGGTGTGTCAAGTTTGACTTGCTGCACTATTGAAGACCCTCCTCACATCCGCAAGACATTGAATGgtagtgtgtgtctgaatggTCAAGAAAATGACCAGGACTTGAAGAGTAACAAAGCAGAACCTTATTACACCATAAATTCTCAAAAAGAACTGTTTATAGATAACCAAGTCAGCTCAACAGACGGAAGCCAAAAGATCAGTCACTTCCAGACCCTAGAGAGGCATTCGACCAGGCCCAGTCCTGCAACAGCAGAGAGTCTTGATAGTAAACTCAATCATTTAGATAACAGTCTCCAGCCTAGGATGCACAGACATAGTGCACCAGAAAAATTACTTGTCTCTCAGTTACACATGATAGAGCACTCAAGTGACAATACTGCACATTCCATGTCCCCTTCTAGCCTGTGGTCTAATCCTCTACATCCAAGGGAGGAACTAGGTGAAGACCGTCCAGCTGTAGCTCAGGATAAATGGGGAGGAAGCAGGTGCTCCACACCCGGCTCACTGACCACTTCGGAGCTAGAGGAACACAGGGTGGAGGGAGAACCATTTGATTCAAGCCAAAGACTTACTCCGGTCCAGCATGCTTGGGGAAGATCTGTCAGTGTTCCAGGTGAAACTATAGGAAATGGATTTGCTGAGAATGGACCCTGCATAGATACtcaacttcaagagagaggttTTGAGGCCATTAATGCTGCATCGAGCATGGACACTCTACTTGAAAACCAGGAACAAGGAGAAGGCAAGGGAGATGATGGTGACATTTCAAAGCCTGTTCAAAAACGCCAGTTTCGTTCATCTAAGTCTCGCCGTCGTAGTGAACGTTTTGCCACAAACCTTCGCAATGAGATCCAGAGGAAGAAGGCTCAGCTACAAAAGAGCAAAGGTTCCAGTGGTCTGCTATGTGATGGCGAGACTTTGGAGGAAGAGGATATGGAAGAAAAATCCCCCTCAGAGATGCCAGCCATCAATCAACACAGGATTCAAACACAGACTAATCAACACAACAGCTTCCAGAATTTTGCTCCATCTCAGGCCAGAACAATTGCCTCAAACTCAACATTTCCAGGCAGATGCTGTGGAACAAATTCTTCAGAGCATTCAGGGAGCAGGACTGAAGATATCCATAATTCACAGGACGATACCATTGGAATCCAGTCAGCTGAGGTAAACAGACCTGTATGCGTGCGTGTGGTCGAAGAGTTGGCACCACCAGGTAAAGCCAGGCGTTGGCGCTGGACACCTGAGAACAAACTACAACCAGAAATGGAACCAACTGAATTAAAGAAGAATGGTGAAGGAACAGTACCATCTTCTTGGAACCTTGGAAAAACAAGGGAACGAGTGGGTTCTTCAGGTGGACGCTGTACCCGAGCTGATGACTGTGACATCCCACCTTTTGCAGACCGCAGGAAGTTCTTTGAGGAGACTAGCAGAAACCTGAGCCAGTCTGTGACCAACTTGGCAGGCCTTACAAGCCACCGCCAGAGGCCAGAGAAGCATGGGAGAAAGAAAGATCCAACTTCTTCTGAACCCCTTGAGACAGTCCTTGACCTTGGGCACAGGAGGTTCTCTTACCAGGGTGGAATTAATGATGGAACCTCAGTCAGTTCATTTGATACTAGAAGAAAGAGATTGCAGcaagagagagaccaagagagagaaaatacacTGGAAAGAGAATGGGAAaaggagagggagaatgagaaacagagagaaaaagaaccAGAACGTAAAGAACAGGAGCGACTACAGGCATGGGAAAAGGaacaggagagggagagagaaagagcaagaaagGAAGCCGAAAGAGAGCAACAGAGAGTGcaacagatggagagagactggGAAACCGGTAGAGATCGCTTTTACGCAGGACATGACCTCAACAGTACCACAATGCTACCACCTTTGCCTCATGATGGCCTAAAACAACCACTTGCATCTCAAAATCTAACCTTGTGTATTTCACAATCTGACAATTTTCACAACAAGACCAAACCTAACATCCAAAAGCCATGCTCAGCTTTCCGACCTGTAACTAGCCAAAAGTATCAATCTGACAACTACTGTCTACACCGTGGATACACAGCCAGGAGCTGCATTCCAACAGAG GCTTTTCCTGTACATGAGCTGGAACAAACAAAACTAAGGAGGAAGTTTAGCCTGACTGAAAG GGAACTGGAGGAGAATGTGTCTGTAGATgagacaaagaagaaaaaagggcctcctcctcctcggcCACCCCCCCCAAAATGGGAGCAGTTCCATAAGAGAAGGGCATCTCACCACAGTCTCTTCTCTACCCAACCTGTCTCTTCGTCCCAGCTCCAAACGCACACACCCTGTCCATCCACTGCCCTTGAATTGACTCGTCAGCGGTCCTACAGCCTTCCTCCAAGGGATGATGTGGAAAGGCACCAAGCTCCGCTAAACCCTGCCTTAAATAACAGAGCTTTCAAACCTGTGGCCCTGCCTCCAAAAGAACAAGACACTGCCAGAAATCAGCATTATGATACAAACAGTTCAGAAGACACACCACCATCCTCAAATGAGTCGAGCCGAAG ACTTTCTGAGCAAAGCTTGTCCCAGCCTTCCGATCAATACAGACCAGCTGTGGTGAAACCAGTCATTTATAAGCATAGAGCAGAGTGGGACTTGACTTCTCCTCACAACTACACAGCAAAAAACAATGCTAGCAAGTCACCAATCCCGGTCTCTACTTTGGAGAATGGCTCTCGCGCTGGACCCGTCTATCCAGAGTCCTACTTTACAATGAATTACAACCAACAGCAGCATTTCCAGAATCAGCCTCAGCAAATATGCATGCTTGGCACTATCAAGACTCTGGAACTTTCTACCCAATGCCTACCCTCCAACAAGGATCAATCTTTGCCCTACGAGACAGACATAGATGAGTTCCCTGAGAATGAGGGAACCGCAGTGGAACAGCAAAGGCAAGCAGAAGACCGCACAGAGATGCAGTGTTTTGCTCAGCCAGTGACTGTGCTGGAAACAGACATCGACACGTTGACTGACGAAGAGGCTTCGTCATCGGGTATGAGGAGAGGGCAAAGGGCGTCCATCGTGGACTCTTTATTAGAAGAGGGTTGTGGCAGAGCTGGAAAGGAGCTAATGGGAGAACTGTTCCCTCACTATGCAGGGAGTGGAACAGAAGGCTGGAGAGGAGGCAATATACTGAGTGGAGACATGGTAGAGAG GTCTTCTAGACAGAGCCCCTCAGTACCACAGGGCTCAATCTCTACCAGCTACAGAGGACCCACCAACAAAGCTCAACTCCTTAATAAGATGCCAAACTTCTCCGAAATGAAGAAGGAAGACGAAGAGCTTAATTACAAG AGGCAGCTGATGGAAAGCTTGCGTAAGAAGCTGGGTGTGTTGCGGGAAGCCCAAAGAGGTTTGCAGGAGGACATCAGAGCCAACGCTCAGCTTGGCGAGGAGGTGGAAAGCCTGGTGCTGGCCGTCTGCAAGCCAAACGAGGTCGACAAGTTCCGTATGTTTATCGGAGACCTGGACAAAGTGACGAGTCTTCTGTTATCGCTCTCCGGCAGGCTGCTCAGAGTGGAGAGTGCTCTAGATTGCTTGGACCCAGAATCAGGCCATCGTGAGAGG CTCCCCCTGATGGACAAGAAGAAGCAGCTCCTTGCACAGCTGGCTGAGGCTCAGGAGCTGAAGGAACATGTGGACCGGAGGGAGGAGGCCGTGGGCAGGGTGCTGGGTCGATGCCTGACTCCAGAACAACTGCGTGATTACAGCCATTTTGTGAAGATGAAGGCAGCACTTCTGGTAGAACAGCGGCAGCTGGATGACAAAATCCGGCTAGGGGAAGAACAGCTCCGAGGCCTCAAGGAGAGCCTCGGCCTGGGATACGGCCCTTACTGA
- the shroom4 gene encoding protein Shroom4 isoform X1 gives MDTVEQLVTFNHIHVELNGGAPWGFTLKGGLEHGEPLIITKIEEGGKAAECKKLRVGDELVNINGSALYGSRQEALILIKGSYRVLKIVVRRRTVPLIHPHSWHLVKLSEAPSVPGSASGSDGPLAMQLHPTPFSVPWHSGGDSELSMPLGHLSRHYSTDRSSSVGSMESLENPPSQGYYDSQLSPIDPAIFNNKRDSAYSSFSASSNTSDYTVSLRPEENSSMDSLLQGFGPSCRFTEGHPAASGPGELHCEEGILKSTSLPHRPEAKVRPSSYSYEENKCGPPQPPMRKDSFRATRGLPEVLDKRCVSAPVGVSSLTCCTIEDPPHIRKTLNGSVCLNGQENDQDLKSNKAEPYYTINSQKELFIDNQVSSTDGSQKISHFQTLERHSTRPSPATAESLDSKLNHLDNSLQPRMHRHSAPEKLLVSQLHMIEHSSDNTAHSMSPSSLWSNPLHPREELGEDRPAVAQDKWGGSRCSTPGSLTTSELEEHRVEGEPFDSSQRLTPVQHAWGRSVSVPGETIGNGFAENGPCIDTQLQERGFEAINAASSMDTLLENQEQGEGKGDDGDISKPVQKRQFRSSKSRRRSERFATNLRNEIQRKKAQLQKSKGSSGLLCDGETLEEEDMEEKSPSEMPAINQHRIQTQTNQHNSFQNFAPSQARTIASNSTFPGRCCGTNSSEHSGSRTEDIHNSQDDTIGIQSAEVNRPVCVRVVEELAPPGKARRWRWTPENKLQPEMEPTELKKNGEGTVPSSWNLGKTRERVGSSGGRCTRADDCDIPPFADRRKFFEETSRNLSQSVTNLAGLTSHRQRPEKHGRKKDPTSSEPLETVLDLGHRRFSYQGGINDGTSVSSFDTRRKRLQQERDQERENTLEREWEKERENEKQREKEPERKEQERLQAWEKEQERERERARKEAEREQQRVQQMERDWETGRDRFYAGHDLNSTTMLPPLPHDGLKQPLASQNLTLCISQSDNFHNKTKPNIQKPCSAFRPVTSQKYQSDNYCLHRGYTARSCIPTEAFPVHELEQTKLRRKFSLTERDYTLCRRDSRPEVTVGRGFQCQWNNRLRDCNNKDQSFTSSRLRNRTMSENDIRVETKCLRSHDAATNNSRMSSSVVRELEENVSVDETKKKKGPPPPRPPPPKWEQFHKRRASHHSLFSTQPVSSSQLQTHTPCPSTALELTRQRSYSLPPRDDVERHQAPLNPALNNRAFKPVALPPKEQDTARNQHYDTNSSEDTPPSSNESSRRLSEQSLSQPSDQYRPAVVKPVIYKHRAEWDLTSPHNYTAKNNASKSPIPVSTLENGSRAGPVYPESYFTMNYNQQQHFQNQPQQICMLGTIKTLELSTQCLPSNKDQSLPYETDIDEFPENEGTAVEQQRQAEDRTEMQCFAQPVTVLETDIDTLTDEEASSSGMRRGQRASIVDSLLEEGCGRAGKELMGELFPHYAGSGTEGWRGGNILSGDMVERSSRQSPSVPQGSISTSYRGPTNKAQLLNKMPNFSEMKKEDEELNYKRQLMESLRKKLGVLREAQRGLQEDIRANAQLGEEVESLVLAVCKPNEVDKFRMFIGDLDKVTSLLLSLSGRLLRVESALDCLDPESGHRERLPLMDKKKQLLAQLAEAQELKEHVDRREEAVGRVLGRCLTPEQLRDYSHFVKMKAALLVEQRQLDDKIRLGEEQLRGLKESLGLGYGPY, from the exons ACGCACTGTGCCACTGATTCATCCTCACTCCTGGCACCTGGTGAAGTTATCAGAAGCACCCTCTGTGCCTGGTTCAGCAAGCGGTTCAGACGGCCCACTGGCCATGCAGCTCCACCCCACACCCTTCAGTGTACCGTGGCACTCTGGGGGTGACAG TGAGCTGTCCATGCCATTGGGCCACCTCTCCCGGCACTACAGTACAGACCGCAGCAGCTCTGTGGGGAGTATGGAAAGTCTGGAAAACCCTCCAAGTCAGGGTTACTACGACAGCCAGCTCTCTCCCATTGACCCTGCCATCTTCAATAACAAACGTGACTCGGCTTATAGCTCTTTCTCTGCAAGCTCAAATACATCTGACTACACAGTATCTTTGCGCCCTGAGGAAAACAGCTCTATGGACAGTCTCCTGCAGGGCTTTGGCCCCTCCTGCAGGTTTACAGAGGGACATCCTGCGGCTAGTGGCCCAGGAGAACTGCACTGTGAGGAGGGGATTCTCAAGTCTACGTCTCTGCCTCATAGGCCTGAGGCTAAAGTACGTCCATCATCCTATAGCTACGAAGAAAACAAGTGCGGACCTCCACAACCTCCCATGAGGAAGGATAGTTTCAGGGCTACCAGAGGCCTACCAGAGGTGCTGGATAAACGTTGTGTGTCTGCTCCTGTTGGTGTGTCAAGTTTGACTTGCTGCACTATTGAAGACCCTCCTCACATCCGCAAGACATTGAATGgtagtgtgtgtctgaatggTCAAGAAAATGACCAGGACTTGAAGAGTAACAAAGCAGAACCTTATTACACCATAAATTCTCAAAAAGAACTGTTTATAGATAACCAAGTCAGCTCAACAGACGGAAGCCAAAAGATCAGTCACTTCCAGACCCTAGAGAGGCATTCGACCAGGCCCAGTCCTGCAACAGCAGAGAGTCTTGATAGTAAACTCAATCATTTAGATAACAGTCTCCAGCCTAGGATGCACAGACATAGTGCACCAGAAAAATTACTTGTCTCTCAGTTACACATGATAGAGCACTCAAGTGACAATACTGCACATTCCATGTCCCCTTCTAGCCTGTGGTCTAATCCTCTACATCCAAGGGAGGAACTAGGTGAAGACCGTCCAGCTGTAGCTCAGGATAAATGGGGAGGAAGCAGGTGCTCCACACCCGGCTCACTGACCACTTCGGAGCTAGAGGAACACAGGGTGGAGGGAGAACCATTTGATTCAAGCCAAAGACTTACTCCGGTCCAGCATGCTTGGGGAAGATCTGTCAGTGTTCCAGGTGAAACTATAGGAAATGGATTTGCTGAGAATGGACCCTGCATAGATACtcaacttcaagagagaggttTTGAGGCCATTAATGCTGCATCGAGCATGGACACTCTACTTGAAAACCAGGAACAAGGAGAAGGCAAGGGAGATGATGGTGACATTTCAAAGCCTGTTCAAAAACGCCAGTTTCGTTCATCTAAGTCTCGCCGTCGTAGTGAACGTTTTGCCACAAACCTTCGCAATGAGATCCAGAGGAAGAAGGCTCAGCTACAAAAGAGCAAAGGTTCCAGTGGTCTGCTATGTGATGGCGAGACTTTGGAGGAAGAGGATATGGAAGAAAAATCCCCCTCAGAGATGCCAGCCATCAATCAACACAGGATTCAAACACAGACTAATCAACACAACAGCTTCCAGAATTTTGCTCCATCTCAGGCCAGAACAATTGCCTCAAACTCAACATTTCCAGGCAGATGCTGTGGAACAAATTCTTCAGAGCATTCAGGGAGCAGGACTGAAGATATCCATAATTCACAGGACGATACCATTGGAATCCAGTCAGCTGAGGTAAACAGACCTGTATGCGTGCGTGTGGTCGAAGAGTTGGCACCACCAGGTAAAGCCAGGCGTTGGCGCTGGACACCTGAGAACAAACTACAACCAGAAATGGAACCAACTGAATTAAAGAAGAATGGTGAAGGAACAGTACCATCTTCTTGGAACCTTGGAAAAACAAGGGAACGAGTGGGTTCTTCAGGTGGACGCTGTACCCGAGCTGATGACTGTGACATCCCACCTTTTGCAGACCGCAGGAAGTTCTTTGAGGAGACTAGCAGAAACCTGAGCCAGTCTGTGACCAACTTGGCAGGCCTTACAAGCCACCGCCAGAGGCCAGAGAAGCATGGGAGAAAGAAAGATCCAACTTCTTCTGAACCCCTTGAGACAGTCCTTGACCTTGGGCACAGGAGGTTCTCTTACCAGGGTGGAATTAATGATGGAACCTCAGTCAGTTCATTTGATACTAGAAGAAAGAGATTGCAGcaagagagagaccaagagagagaaaatacacTGGAAAGAGAATGGGAAaaggagagggagaatgagaaacagagagaaaaagaaccAGAACGTAAAGAACAGGAGCGACTACAGGCATGGGAAAAGGaacaggagagggagagagaaagagcaagaaagGAAGCCGAAAGAGAGCAACAGAGAGTGcaacagatggagagagactggGAAACCGGTAGAGATCGCTTTTACGCAGGACATGACCTCAACAGTACCACAATGCTACCACCTTTGCCTCATGATGGCCTAAAACAACCACTTGCATCTCAAAATCTAACCTTGTGTATTTCACAATCTGACAATTTTCACAACAAGACCAAACCTAACATCCAAAAGCCATGCTCAGCTTTCCGACCTGTAACTAGCCAAAAGTATCAATCTGACAACTACTGTCTACACCGTGGATACACAGCCAGGAGCTGCATTCCAACAGAG GCTTTTCCTGTACATGAGCTGGAACAAACAAAACTAAGGAGGAAGTTTAGCCTGACTGAAAG GGACTATACTCTGTGTAGACGAGATTCAAGACCAGAAGTTACTGTGGGTCGTGGGTTTCAGTGTCAGTGGAACAACAGACTACGTGATTGCAACAACAAGGATCAATCCTTCACGTCCTCAAGACTTAGAAACCGCACCATGTCTGAAAACGACATCCGCGTGGAGACCAAGTGTCTTCGTAGTCATGATGCTGCTACCAATAATAGCAGAATGTCTTCTTCTGTCGTCAGGGAACTGGAGGAGAATGTGTCTGTAGATgagacaaagaagaaaaaagggcctcctcctcctcggcCACCCCCCCCAAAATGGGAGCAGTTCCATAAGAGAAGGGCATCTCACCACAGTCTCTTCTCTACCCAACCTGTCTCTTCGTCCCAGCTCCAAACGCACACACCCTGTCCATCCACTGCCCTTGAATTGACTCGTCAGCGGTCCTACAGCCTTCCTCCAAGGGATGATGTGGAAAGGCACCAAGCTCCGCTAAACCCTGCCTTAAATAACAGAGCTTTCAAACCTGTGGCCCTGCCTCCAAAAGAACAAGACACTGCCAGAAATCAGCATTATGATACAAACAGTTCAGAAGACACACCACCATCCTCAAATGAGTCGAGCCGAAG ACTTTCTGAGCAAAGCTTGTCCCAGCCTTCCGATCAATACAGACCAGCTGTGGTGAAACCAGTCATTTATAAGCATAGAGCAGAGTGGGACTTGACTTCTCCTCACAACTACACAGCAAAAAACAATGCTAGCAAGTCACCAATCCCGGTCTCTACTTTGGAGAATGGCTCTCGCGCTGGACCCGTCTATCCAGAGTCCTACTTTACAATGAATTACAACCAACAGCAGCATTTCCAGAATCAGCCTCAGCAAATATGCATGCTTGGCACTATCAAGACTCTGGAACTTTCTACCCAATGCCTACCCTCCAACAAGGATCAATCTTTGCCCTACGAGACAGACATAGATGAGTTCCCTGAGAATGAGGGAACCGCAGTGGAACAGCAAAGGCAAGCAGAAGACCGCACAGAGATGCAGTGTTTTGCTCAGCCAGTGACTGTGCTGGAAACAGACATCGACACGTTGACTGACGAAGAGGCTTCGTCATCGGGTATGAGGAGAGGGCAAAGGGCGTCCATCGTGGACTCTTTATTAGAAGAGGGTTGTGGCAGAGCTGGAAAGGAGCTAATGGGAGAACTGTTCCCTCACTATGCAGGGAGTGGAACAGAAGGCTGGAGAGGAGGCAATATACTGAGTGGAGACATGGTAGAGAG GTCTTCTAGACAGAGCCCCTCAGTACCACAGGGCTCAATCTCTACCAGCTACAGAGGACCCACCAACAAAGCTCAACTCCTTAATAAGATGCCAAACTTCTCCGAAATGAAGAAGGAAGACGAAGAGCTTAATTACAAG AGGCAGCTGATGGAAAGCTTGCGTAAGAAGCTGGGTGTGTTGCGGGAAGCCCAAAGAGGTTTGCAGGAGGACATCAGAGCCAACGCTCAGCTTGGCGAGGAGGTGGAAAGCCTGGTGCTGGCCGTCTGCAAGCCAAACGAGGTCGACAAGTTCCGTATGTTTATCGGAGACCTGGACAAAGTGACGAGTCTTCTGTTATCGCTCTCCGGCAGGCTGCTCAGAGTGGAGAGTGCTCTAGATTGCTTGGACCCAGAATCAGGCCATCGTGAGAGG CTCCCCCTGATGGACAAGAAGAAGCAGCTCCTTGCACAGCTGGCTGAGGCTCAGGAGCTGAAGGAACATGTGGACCGGAGGGAGGAGGCCGTGGGCAGGGTGCTGGGTCGATGCCTGACTCCAGAACAACTGCGTGATTACAGCCATTTTGTGAAGATGAAGGCAGCACTTCTGGTAGAACAGCGGCAGCTGGATGACAAAATCCGGCTAGGGGAAGAACAGCTCCGAGGCCTCAAGGAGAGCCTCGGCCTGGGATACGGCCCTTACTGA